From the genome of Minwuia thermotolerans:
CATGAAGGCCCGTGCGGTGCTGCACCGCGCGATCCGCCACGACACCATCCTGGTCGACCGCGGAGGCGACGTCATCCTGGACCAGTGCGTGGTGAACCTGCCGGGCGAGCAGCAGCCCATGGTCTACGAGCCGATCTCCTCCGCGCTGGCGACCGAAGGCGCCCGCGGCGAAGGCGTCGCGGCCGACGATTGCTACGCGCTGGGCGTCGCGGCGCTGCATCTGCTGACCGGCGAGATGCCTTGCAAGGGCATGAGCGCGCAGGAGATCCTGTCCACGAAGGTGACGCGCGGATCCTACGAATGCCTGCTCCAGCGCCGCAAGTTCGCGGCGGCGCTGCAGTCGCTGTTCGCCGGCACGCTGACCGACGAGGCGATCATGCGATGGTCCAGTGAGGAACTGAAGAGCTGGGCCGCCGGCAGCTGGGACGCGCCGCGCCCGACCATCGGCGGCCGCCGCGCCATCCGCCCCTTCCTGTTCCGCGACCGCGACTACTACAGCCCCGAACTGCTTGCCTGGGCGCTCTATACCTATCCCGAGGACGCCATGGCCTGCATCGAGGCCGGGCGGCTGCTGAAATGGACGCGCAACGTCCTGGACGACAACACCGCCGCCGACCTGATCCAGACGGCGGCCCTCTCCGGCGAAGCGACAAGGGAGGGTCCCGCCGCCGACCGTCACGAGATCATCGCCCGCGTGTGCATCGCGCTCGACCCCAACGGGCCGCTGCGTTTCCGCGATGTGGTGGTTACGCCGTCGGGCATTCCGGGCGCGATCTGGACCGCCTTCCGCAATGGCAACAAGGACCGGATACGGACCCTGAACCAGTTGCTGTCCTCGCCGCTGCTGGAGGAGTGGAGCAACATGGGCTCCCGCGCGGTGCGGGCGGCCCTGCCCGGCTTCGTCACCAGCACGATCAAGTCGATCATGCGGGAGGAGCAGAAGCGCGGCTACGGCCTGGAACGCGTGCTCTACGAAATGCTGCCCAGAACGCCCTGCATCGGCGAAAGCGTTCTGGACGCCATCGTGCGTTCGCCGGCGGAGATGATGCTGGCGCTCAACCGCCGCGCCGAGAAGAACCCGCAGACGGGCCTGGAGATCGGCCGCCACGAGGCCGCCTTCATGGCCGCCCAGGACAAGAACATCGAGAAGGAGGTGCGCGCGCTCGACGCCAGGCACACGACCAGGACAGCGGAACTGGTCTCACTGGTCGAGTTCTACGCCTCGGTCCAGCGCAGCCACTACCGCCACCCGATGCCCGGCATGACGCGGGCGTTCGTCGCAGTCCTGGCGCCCGCCGCCTCGGAAATCCGCAGCCGGCTGCGCCGCATGGTGGTGGAGAAGAAGGTCGAAAGCCTTGCCAAGCGCGGCGACATGGCGGCCATGCTGGAAGAACTGGACCTCAACCGCACGCTCGAACAGGACCGCGTCGAGTTCGAGCGCGCGAAGGACCGACTGCAGCGGCTGGACAATCTGATCGCCATCGTCTCCGCCAACGGCCCGGCCCAGGCCATCCTCGCCAAGCGCCGCGGCTACCGCTACGCGCGCCTGCTCAGCATGTCGCTCGCCTTCCTGACTGGGTTCTACTTCACCATGATTGAACTGCTGTGAGCGCCGCGGCCGCCGAAACCGGGGAGAAGACCGGCGCGCGACCCGCCCGCGCCGCCGGCGGGCGTTCCACCATGGTCATGATCTTCGCCATGGCCGGCCTGCTGATGCCGATCGCGCCCGCCAGCTTCACCGTCGTAGCCGTCTATCTCTCGCCGACATTCATCATGGGCTGCTTCCGCGGCCTTCAGGCGCCGGGCGCAATCTCCACCGTCGCCGGGTTCAATATTGCCGGCCTGCTGCCGGCGCTCTATCACCTCTGGCACAGCGGTAACGACTTCGATACTGCCCTGGCGCTGTTGTTCCACAGCGAATTCCTGGTGATCAACTTCGCCGCCGCCGGGCTCGGCCTGTCGTTGCTGGTGATCGCACCGTTCATCGCCCGTACATGGGTCGATATCGCCGGTCAGCGCCTGCTGCGCCGCGCCGAGGCGGAAAGGCGCAAACTGCTCGACGAATGGGGCGAGGCGCTGGAGCAGCAGAACAAGGAATCCTCGTCCGGCGCCAAGGCATCGGAGAAGGCCGCCGCGCGCGATTGACGCGGAAGCGGTTTCGCAGCGGCCGAACTTGCTCTACCTATCGGGCATGGCTGAAACAGCGGCAAATGGCGGCTTGCGCCGCCACGTTCCCAACCTGCTGACGGCGACGCGGATCGCGGTGATCCCGCCGCTGGTCGCCGCCTTCTACCTGCCGGACCCCTGGCGGGCATGGCTGCCGCTCGCGCTGTTCGTCTTCGCCTCGGTCACCGACTGGTTCGACGGCCTGCTGGCGCGCCGCTGGCAGGCCGGCTCCAAGCTGGGGCAGTTCATGGACCCGATCGCCGACAAGCTGCTGGTCGTCGCCGTGATCCTGATGCTCGCCGCGGACGGCCGGCTGGAAGGCGTCCACGTCATCCCGGCCATCGCCATATTGTGCCGCGAGATGTTCGTCTCCGGTCTCCGCGAGTTCCTTGCCTTCCGCGGCGCGGAGATGCCCGTCTCCAACCTGGCCAAGTGGAAGACCGCGACGCAGATGGCCGCGCTCACCATCCTGCTGCTGCCGGCGCCCGAGGCCGGTGCGCCGGGCCTGGTGCTGTTCTGGATTTCCGCCGCGCTGGCGGTGCAGACCGGCTGGGCCTATGTGGGCGCGGCGCGGCCGCACTTCCGGGAGGAGGAAGACACGCCATGAAGGTGCTGGGACTGGCGGGTTGGAGCGGTTCGGGCAAGACCACGCTGATGGTGGCCCTGATCCCGCTGCTGCGGCGGCGCGGCCTGACCGTCTCCACCATCAAGCATGCCCATCACCGCTTCGACGTCGACACGCCGGGCAAGGATTCCTGGCGCCACAGGGATGCGGGCGCCAGCGAGGTCATGGTGGCCTCGTCCCAGCGCTTCGCCCTGATGCACGAACTGCGCGGCGCGTCGGAGCCGACGCTGGACGAACTCCTGGCGCGGATGGCCCCGGTTGATCTGGTTCTGGTCGAAGGCTTCAAACGCGAGGGGCACAGCAAGATCGAGGTCCATCGCGCCGCCACCGGCAAGCCGCCGCTCTATCCCGACGACCCTGCCATCGTCGCCATCGCTTCGGACATGCCGATCGAAGCGGGCGAACTGCCCCTTCTGGACCTCAACGACGCCGAGGGCATCGCCGAGTTCGCCGCGCGCTTCGCACGCCGGCCGGGACGGGCCGCATGAGCCAGATCACCGACGACTGCTTCGCCTTCGGCGGGCCGCTGATGCGGGCGGCGGAAGCCTTGGAACTGATCCGGACCCGCACACCGGCGGTGACCGGACCGGACACGCGCCCGCTGGCCGACGCCGCCGGCCATGTCCTGGCGGAGGACATCACCGCCCTCTCCGCCTCGCCGCCGCAGGACAATGCCGCCGTGGACGGCTACGCCTTTCGCGGTGCGGATCTCGACCCGGACGGCGAGACCGCACTGACGCTCAGAGGCCGGGCGGCCGCCGGCCATCCCGAGGCCCGGCCGCTGGAACCGGGCGAGGCGGCGCGCATCTTCACGGGCGCGGCGATGCCGCGCGGCGCGGATACCGTCGTCATGCAGGAAGACGTGACGCTCGCCGAGGGCCGCGTCGTGGTGCCCGCCGGCCTGAAATCCGGCGCCAACCGCCGCCGGGCCGGCGAGGACGTCGCAGCTGGCCAGACGCTGCTGAAGGCTGGCATCCGCCTGGGACCGGCCGAGCTGGCCCTGGCCGCCGCCGGCGGGATCGCGCATCTGCCGGTGCGGGCGCGGCCACACGTGGCCCTGCTCTCGACCGGCGACGAGATCCGGCCCGCCGGCTCGCCGCTCGACCACGGCGACGTTCACGACGCCAACGCGCCGATGCTGATGGCGCTGTTGAGGCGCATCGGCATCGAAGCGCATCATCACGGCATCGTCGCCGACAGTCCCGCAGCCGTGCGCGAGGCGCTGGAACGGGCGGCCGAGGGCGCCGATCTGGTGATCACCTCTGGGGGGGCGTCCACGGGCGACGAGGATCATGTGCGCGACGCCGTCGGCGCGCTGGGCGCCGTGCATCTCTGGCGGCTGGCGATCAAGCCCGGCCGGCCGCTGGCCTTCGGCCATGTTCGCGGCACGGCTTTCGTCGGGCTGCCGGGCAACCCGGTCGCGGTGATGGTCTGCTTCCTGATGTTCGTGCGGCCCCTGCTCGATCGTCTGGAAGGCGCCGAAGCGGCGCCGCTGCGGCGCTGGCCGGTGACGGCGGGATTCGAAATGCGCTCCAAGGCCGACCGCCTGGAATGGCTGCGCGGCACGCTCCGCCAGGGGGAGAACAACGAAATGATCGCCGACCGCCATCCGCGCCAGGGATCGGGCATCATCCATTCCCTGACCGACAGCGACGGCCTGATCGAAATACCCGAGGCGACGACGGCGGTCCGGCCCGGCGACAGACTGGGATTCATTTCCTTCAGGGAGGCGCTGTCTTGAAGCTGCTCTATTTCGCCTGGGTCCGCGAACGCACCGGCATCCACGAGGAGGACTACGACCTGCCCGACGGCGTCGCCACGGTCGCGGACCTGGTCGAGCACCTCAGGGGCCGGGGCGACGGCTTCGCCCGCGCCTTCGCCGACACGGGCCAGATCCGCGCGGCGGTGAACCAGGAGACAGCCGGC
Proteins encoded in this window:
- the pgsA gene encoding CDP-diacylglycerol--glycerol-3-phosphate 3-phosphatidyltransferase, whose product is MRRHVPNLLTATRIAVIPPLVAAFYLPDPWRAWLPLALFVFASVTDWFDGLLARRWQAGSKLGQFMDPIADKLLVVAVILMLAADGRLEGVHVIPAIAILCREMFVSGLREFLAFRGAEMPVSNLAKWKTATQMAALTILLLPAPEAGAPGLVLFWISAALAVQTGWAYVGAARPHFREEEDTP
- the mobB gene encoding molybdopterin-guanine dinucleotide biosynthesis protein B gives rise to the protein MKVLGLAGWSGSGKTTLMVALIPLLRRRGLTVSTIKHAHHRFDVDTPGKDSWRHRDAGASEVMVASSQRFALMHELRGASEPTLDELLARMAPVDLVLVEGFKREGHSKIEVHRAATGKPPLYPDDPAIVAIASDMPIEAGELPLLDLNDAEGIAEFAARFARRPGRAA
- the glp gene encoding gephyrin-like molybdotransferase Glp; the protein is MSQITDDCFAFGGPLMRAAEALELIRTRTPAVTGPDTRPLADAAGHVLAEDITALSASPPQDNAAVDGYAFRGADLDPDGETALTLRGRAAAGHPEARPLEPGEAARIFTGAAMPRGADTVVMQEDVTLAEGRVVVPAGLKSGANRRRAGEDVAAGQTLLKAGIRLGPAELALAAAGGIAHLPVRARPHVALLSTGDEIRPAGSPLDHGDVHDANAPMLMALLRRIGIEAHHHGIVADSPAAVREALERAAEGADLVITSGGASTGDEDHVRDAVGALGAVHLWRLAIKPGRPLAFGHVRGTAFVGLPGNPVAVMVCFLMFVRPLLDRLEGAEAAPLRRWPVTAGFEMRSKADRLEWLRGTLRQGENNEMIADRHPRQGSGIIHSLTDSDGLIEIPEATTAVRPGDRLGFISFREALS
- the moaD gene encoding molybdopterin converting factor subunit 1, translating into MKLLYFAWVRERTGIHEEDYDLPDGVATVADLVEHLRGRGDGFARAFADTGQIRAAVNQETAGPGDAVAQGDEVAFFPPMTGGRA